A single genomic interval of Spirochaetota bacterium harbors:
- the lnt gene encoding apolipoprotein N-acyltransferase, producing MPNFRISIRQSTFLCFFTWVILSTLSFSMFDLPLIWVSYVPLIYIIQKLPIIQLAKYGFLFSYLYYFCTLYWLIAFHEISAFFVFPLYSLYAMMAMILTKYVSVKFPAIRFVIFPLVWLCFEILRSVGFLGFRWNTPADALWKYLVFLQSADIIGAWGVSFIILLTNSALAELVLSWEKHKDIILSLKKVVIPLYITMFIFLCNLAYGVSSTNHWKKIIDTKLFRERVALMQPNRPGHSSWTKDRDELSQKYLTMIKSVTNQNPDLILQTEIMLSSYFWENIDVLGIDSPENKYQKQFIELSKEINTPVVITHFSADQKTRKSYNSATFIKYTNNIMVTNMYRKIHIVPFGEWIPGSQNWLWLDNLLSSLGAAWASPGEDLTIFTGKNGIKIAVLICFEDIYAILGRLFVDKGVQYFVNPTNDGWAYKWKLGSKAPLWQHLANTTHNAISLRRSIARSVNTGISAVVDPMGRMDIAPIKEYEEGIYVAEVPVMPITYKSLYVRGGWAIQYIIFFLAIILILITIWTDKNSKLLKSIIVE from the coding sequence ATGCCAAATTTTAGGATTTCTATACGCCAATCTACTTTTCTTTGTTTTTTTACTTGGGTTATCTTAAGTACACTCTCTTTTTCTATGTTTGATCTTCCATTGATATGGGTTTCCTATGTTCCATTAATATATATTATTCAGAAATTACCAATAATACAACTTGCTAAATATGGATTTTTGTTTAGTTATTTATATTATTTTTGTACTTTATACTGGCTTATTGCTTTTCATGAAATTAGTGCATTTTTTGTATTTCCTCTTTATTCATTATATGCGATGATGGCAATGATTTTAACTAAATATGTTTCTGTTAAATTTCCAGCAATAAGATTTGTAATATTTCCTTTGGTATGGCTTTGTTTCGAGATTCTTCGTTCTGTGGGTTTTCTTGGTTTTAGATGGAATACACCAGCAGATGCTTTATGGAAATATTTAGTATTTCTTCAATCAGCTGATATTATTGGAGCGTGGGGAGTTAGCTTTATTATTTTATTAACTAATTCTGCTTTAGCAGAATTAGTATTAAGTTGGGAAAAACATAAAGATATCATCCTTTCTCTTAAAAAAGTAGTGATACCTCTCTATATTACCATGTTTATATTTTTATGTAATTTAGCTTATGGCGTTTCTTCCACAAATCACTGGAAAAAAATTATTGATACCAAACTTTTTAGAGAAAGAGTTGCTTTAATGCAACCTAATAGACCAGGTCATAGTTCATGGACTAAAGATAGAGATGAATTATCTCAAAAATATCTAACCATGATAAAATCTGTTACTAATCAAAATCCCGATTTAATATTACAAACTGAAATTATGCTATCTTCTTATTTTTGGGAAAATATAGATGTTTTAGGAATAGATAGTCCAGAAAATAAGTATCAAAAACAATTTATTGAATTATCAAAAGAAATTAATACCCCTGTAGTAATTACCCATTTTTCTGCTGATCAAAAAACAAGAAAATCCTATAACAGTGCTACTTTTATTAAATATACTAATAATATAATGGTAACAAATATGTATAGAAAAATACATATTGTTCCTTTTGGTGAATGGATACCAGGATCACAAAATTGGCTTTGGTTAGATAATTTATTATCATCTTTAGGAGCTGCTTGGGCATCACCAGGAGAAGACTTGACTATCTTTACTGGCAAAAATGGAATAAAAATTGCAGTATTAATTTGTTTTGAAGATATTTATGCAATATTAGGGCGACTTTTTGTTGATAAAGGAGTTCAATATTTTGTCAATCCAACAAATGATGGATGGGCATATAAATGGAAACTTGGATCAAAAGCACCTTTATGGCAACATTTAGCTAATACTACTCATAATGCTATTTCTTTACGAAGATCTATTGCTCGTTCTGTTAATACAGGTATTTCTGCAGTTGTTGATCCTATGGGACGTATGGATATTGCTCCTATTAAAGAATATGAAGAAGGTATTTATGTTGCAGAAGTACCTGTCATGCCTATAACTTATAAAAGTTTGTATGTTCGTGGTGGTTGGGCTATTCAATATATTATTTTCTTTTTAGCTATTATTCTCATATTAATTACTATCTGGACAGATAAAAATTCAAAATTATTAAAAAGTATTATTGTTGAATAA
- a CDS encoding YcxB family protein, whose protein sequence is MIKIVVKLSEQEYSDNLLLFFINRIFFKIISNSLVCFIIVSVIISIIYSNILEMKIIIVWFILWIFYRILIPHIIKKRANIIYKNTLFLQNEMYFEFLEDTIIWTTSNGVQQTKLSNMYQINTTKTALILAFSPYQILPIPYHNISLSQWDQIIKIIKLVYHKKFNITYYYKYLK, encoded by the coding sequence ATGATTAAAATTGTTGTCAAATTATCGGAGCAAGAGTATTCCGATAATCTACTACTTTTTTTTATAAACAGAATATTTTTTAAAATAATATCAAATAGTCTTGTATGTTTTATTATTGTATCTGTTATTATTAGTATCATCTATTCTAATATTTTAGAAATGAAAATTATTATTGTCTGGTTTATTTTGTGGATCTTTTACAGAATTCTTATTCCACATATTATAAAAAAAAGAGCTAATATTATTTATAAAAACACTCTATTTTTACAAAACGAAATGTACTTTGAATTTTTAGAAGATACCATAATCTGGACTACATCTAATGGAGTTCAACAAACTAAATTATCTAATATGTATCAAATTAACACTACTAAAACAGCTTTAATTCTTGCTTTTAGTCCTTATCAAATACTCCCTATACCATATCACAATATATCTTTATCTCAGTGGGATCAAATAATTAAAATAATAAAATTAGTATATCACAAAAAATTCAATATTACTTATTATTATAAGTATTTAAAATAA
- a CDS encoding amino acid ABC transporter ATP-binding protein has translation MIKIKNLYKSYGDLVVLKDVSTCIAKGEVVSIIGPSGSGKSTLLRCINKLEEFQQGHIYIDNIDISDPTVDINEIRKNVGMVFQHFNLFPHKTVLENLALAPRLVKNISNKEILKKSEILLERVGLSDKINDYPNKLSGGQKQRIAIARALAMEPNVILFDEPTSALDPEMVKEVLDVMRDLAKDGMTMLVVTHEMGFAANISSRTLFMDEGNILEDTSSQDLFLNPKEKRTKEFLDKVLNH, from the coding sequence GTGATTAAAATAAAAAATTTATATAAAAGCTATGGTGATTTAGTTGTTTTAAAAGATGTTTCTACATGTATTGCCAAAGGGGAAGTGGTATCTATTATAGGGCCTTCCGGAAGTGGAAAATCTACATTATTACGCTGTATCAACAAACTTGAAGAATTTCAACAAGGACATATTTATATTGATAATATAGATATTAGCGATCCAACTGTTGATATTAATGAAATTCGTAAAAATGTTGGAATGGTATTTCAACATTTTAATTTATTTCCGCATAAAACAGTATTAGAAAATCTAGCTTTAGCTCCTCGTTTGGTAAAAAATATATCTAATAAAGAAATCTTAAAAAAATCAGAAATTCTCTTAGAAAGAGTAGGGCTTAGTGATAAAATTAATGACTACCCCAACAAACTTTCTGGTGGACAAAAACAGCGTATTGCTATTGCTAGAGCTTTGGCCATGGAGCCTAATGTGATCTTGTTTGATGAACCTACTTCAGCATTAGATCCAGAAATGGTCAAAGAAGTATTAGATGTGATGAGAGATCTTGCTAAAGATGGTATGACTATGCTTGTAGTAACTCATGAGATGGGATTTGCTGCTAATATATCATCACGCACTTTGTTTATGGATGAGGGAAATATACTAGAAGATACATCTTCACAAGATTTATTTCTAAATCCTAAAGAAAAGCGTACTAAAGAATTTTTAGATAAAGTCTTAAATCATTAA
- a CDS encoding amino acid ABC transporter permease, translating into MEYLATLKHVFIDGNRYYYIIQGLSFSLGVTCFSTVLGVLLGILLAFMRLSTVTVPNTNINPFNVFATVYIDLFRGTPVVVQLMILANLVFVGVLKDVPIFFIAGITFGLNSGAYVAEIIRSGVNNLDKGQMDAARALGMTYSVAMREVIMPQVIKKILPTLVNEFITLIKETSVVGFIGGVDLLRSANIITSQTYRGIEPLLLVGIIYLILIATFTKFMRKIEESFKASD; encoded by the coding sequence ATGGAATATTTAGCAACACTAAAACATGTTTTTATAGACGGAAATAGGTATTATTATATTATACAAGGATTGTCCTTTTCTCTAGGGGTTACATGTTTTTCAACAGTATTAGGGGTATTATTGGGAATTTTATTGGCTTTCATGAGACTTTCAACTGTTACAGTACCAAACACAAATATCAATCCTTTTAATGTATTTGCAACAGTTTATATTGATCTGTTTAGAGGAACACCCGTAGTAGTCCAATTAATGATACTAGCCAATCTAGTATTTGTAGGAGTACTAAAAGATGTTCCTATATTTTTTATAGCTGGGATAACATTTGGATTGAATTCAGGAGCTTATGTTGCTGAAATTATCCGATCAGGTGTAAATAATCTAGACAAAGGACAAATGGACGCTGCAAGAGCTTTGGGAATGACTTATTCAGTAGCAATGAGAGAGGTAATTATGCCTCAAGTAATCAAAAAAATATTACCAACTTTAGTGAATGAATTTATCACGCTCATCAAAGAAACTTCTGTTGTAGGTTTTATCGGAGGTGTGGATTTATTACGGTCTGCAAATATTATTACTAGTCAGACATATAGAGGAATAGAACCATTATTATTAGTAGGGATTATTTACTTAATTTTGATAGCAACATTTACTAAATTTATGAGAAAAATTGAAGAGAGTTTTAAAGCCAGTGATTAA
- a CDS encoding extracellular solute-binding protein: MNNIYRFILPVLFLSLVSCGEKQESLRIFMWTDNIPVDVYKDFETETGIKIIEDAISSNEEIYAKVKTSGGGYDIVTPSLDYATIMMQEGLLAILDTNQMPNLTNIDPNIMKHILAIDSNHQYIMPFAFGPTVIAYDTTLVTNDITGFDIFSNSAYTGRMLLLNDMREVMGAALIYLGYGIDETNAIAMQEVTSLLMTWKQNILRFDSDSFQLAYANGEVDIVQGYSDTIIPNLTEEKKNNTKFIIPLKGGMMWLDSFLVLKDAPNKEAAVKFINYIHRPEVYARIMDHIESLSINVPARKLITTEARINYEDLSRSTMLTAISSEAMAIQARVWENIQAQ, translated from the coding sequence ATGAATAATATATATAGATTTATACTACCTGTGCTTTTTTTGAGCTTAGTATCTTGCGGAGAAAAACAAGAATCTTTAAGAATTTTTATGTGGACAGATAATATTCCCGTAGATGTATATAAAGATTTTGAAACAGAAACAGGAATCAAAATAATAGAAGATGCGATTTCTTCTAATGAAGAGATCTATGCCAAAGTCAAAACTAGTGGTGGTGGTTATGATATTGTAACTCCATCCTTAGATTATGCGACTATTATGATGCAAGAGGGATTGTTAGCAATTCTTGATACCAATCAAATGCCAAATCTTACAAATATAGATCCTAATATTATGAAACATATCTTAGCAATAGATAGTAATCATCAATACATTATGCCTTTTGCTTTTGGTCCTACTGTCATTGCTTATGATACTACATTGGTTACGAATGATATTACAGGATTTGATATTTTTTCAAACTCAGCTTATACAGGGCGTATGTTATTATTGAATGATATGCGTGAAGTAATGGGGGCAGCTCTTATTTATTTAGGATATGGTATTGATGAAACTAATGCTATAGCTATGCAAGAAGTTACATCATTGCTCATGACATGGAAACAAAATATTCTTCGTTTTGACTCGGATTCTTTTCAGTTGGCTTATGCTAATGGTGAAGTTGATATTGTTCAAGGATATTCTGATACTATTATTCCAAATTTAACAGAAGAGAAAAAAAATAATACAAAATTTATTATTCCATTAAAAGGTGGAATGATGTGGTTGGATAGTTTCTTGGTATTAAAAGATGCCCCAAACAAAGAAGCTGCTGTGAAATTTATTAATTATATTCATAGACCTGAAGTTTATGCTAGAATTATGGATCATATTGAATCCTTATCTATTAATGTTCCTGCAAGAAAATTAATTACTACAGAAGCTCGTATTAACTATGAAGATCTAAGTCGTTCAACTATGTTAACAGCGATTAGTTCAGAAGCAATGGCTATTCAAGCTCGTGTATGGGAAAATATTCAAGCACAATAA
- a CDS encoding ABC transporter permease, protein MKTQKLFNFIIFSITLLIFYIPIFLIVFYSFNISKATSWEGFSIKWYIELFTNSARLWDALKMSFLIGIGSALMSTFLGGCGAWAIWHKNNKLRTFLLTLSYLPLMLPDLIIGISLLTLFVVMALPLGLGSIFIAHTTMNIPFALLLILSVLEDSDLSVIEAAKDLGANELQIWLKVILPIIYPGLIASFLLTLTLSLDDFAITFFVSGPGSTTLPLYMFSAIRFGLSPTINALSTLIIGGSIILFTLNKHYMKIAFK, encoded by the coding sequence ATGAAAACACAAAAACTATTTAATTTTATTATTTTCAGTATTACACTATTAATTTTTTATATACCTATATTTTTGATTGTTTTTTATTCTTTTAATATTAGTAAAGCTACTAGTTGGGAAGGATTTAGTATAAAATGGTATATAGAATTATTTACTAATTCGGCACGTTTATGGGATGCTCTAAAAATGAGTTTCCTTATAGGTATAGGTTCTGCTCTAATGTCGACTTTTTTAGGGGGTTGTGGAGCATGGGCTATTTGGCATAAAAACAATAAATTAAGAACATTTTTATTAACATTATCTTATTTACCACTAATGTTACCTGATTTGATTATAGGTATTTCACTCTTAACACTCTTTGTTGTGATGGCATTACCTTTGGGACTTGGTTCTATCTTTATTGCTCATACAACGATGAATATTCCCTTTGCCTTATTATTGATATTATCAGTATTAGAAGATAGTGATTTATCTGTTATTGAAGCAGCTAAAGATCTTGGAGCAAATGAATTACAGATTTGGTTAAAAGTAATTTTACCTATTATTTATCCAGGATTAATAGCATCATTTTTATTAACATTAACACTATCTCTTGATGATTTTGCTATTACTTTTTTTGTATCTGGCCCAGGATCAACAACTCTACCACTCTATATGTTTTCAGCCATTCGTTTTGGATTATCACCCACTATTAATGCGCTATCAACTTTAATAATAGGGGGATCTATTATTTTATTTACACTTAATAAACATTACATGAAAATAGCATTCAAATAG
- a CDS encoding ABC transporter permease has translation MNNNKLYFYIAPYLIWMSLFFVIPTLLVVIVSFIDQSSWDTIITVIRNFHPNIKTDGLFVALQKVGEQVVLTFTFDAYRELLEPRVTVTIFRTFVISLISAIVCMVLSIPTAHYISRSSQKNTWLMLLILPFWTNFLIRIFIWIKILGNNGMLNNFLQHLYIISKPLPLLYNNFAVTLLSIYICLPFAIIPIFSAIEKFDFSLWEVSDDLGAKPWQSFFYVYLPSIKNGVISAFIFAFINTFGNYAVAKLVGGQSSYVLGSLVVHNATVGRNMPLAAAISTVICSIALLLMLCNYPKELKGNT, from the coding sequence ATGAATAATAACAAACTTTATTTTTATATTGCTCCATATTTGATATGGATGAGTCTTTTTTTTGTAATACCAACATTATTAGTTGTTATTGTATCTTTTATTGATCAGTCTTCTTGGGATACTATTATTACAGTAATTAGAAATTTCCACCCTAATATTAAAACAGACGGGTTATTTGTAGCATTACAAAAAGTAGGGGAGCAGGTAGTGCTCACCTTTACTTTTGATGCTTATAGAGAATTATTAGAACCTCGTGTTACAGTAACTATTTTTAGAACTTTTGTAATTTCATTAATATCTGCTATTGTCTGTATGGTACTTTCTATACCGACAGCTCATTATATTTCACGATCATCTCAAAAAAACACTTGGTTAATGTTATTAATTTTACCATTTTGGACTAATTTTTTAATTCGTATTTTTATATGGATTAAAATATTAGGAAATAATGGTATGCTTAATAATTTTTTGCAACATTTATATATTATTAGCAAACCGTTACCGCTTTTGTATAATAATTTTGCTGTTACTCTTCTATCTATTTATATATGTTTACCTTTTGCGATTATTCCGATATTTTCCGCTATTGAAAAATTTGATTTTTCTTTGTGGGAAGTGTCCGATGATCTTGGTGCAAAACCGTGGCAAAGTTTTTTTTATGTATACTTACCTAGTATCAAGAATGGAGTGATTTCAGCTTTTATTTTTGCTTTTATTAATACCTTTGGAAATTATGCTGTAGCAAAATTAGTTGGTGGTCAAAGCTCTTATGTTTTGGGGAGCTTAGTTGTACATAATGCTACTGTTGGACGAAATATGCCCCTTGCAGCAGCTATATCGACGGTGATATGTTCGATTGCTTTATTATTAATGCTTTGTAATTACCCTAAAGAATTAAAAGGAAATACATAA
- a CDS encoding ABC transporter ATP-binding protein → MKQIINNSISIKNISHFYESNQILKNISLEINSGEFFSLLGPSGCGKTTLLRIIGGFLAPNEGLVYLGNKDITMIPANERPINTVFQKYALFPHLTVYENIAFSFKVKGIKKDIFHNKVLSYIELGRLQSHINKYPSQLSGGQQQRVAIARALANEPKVLLLDEPLSALDAKLRQHMLLELDRIHDEVGITFILVTHDQEEALSVSDRIAVMNEGEILQIGTPVELYETPATPFVADFIGENNFINGIIIKILDATHALIECSLGEIIVELDKEVSLGNKVKVSIRPEKIEVLKNKPILPNEWHNLIKGKVYDVIYAGFQSKYFLEIPNHTDYIKAFEQHDIFFEDGTEVVHWGDEAWYLWDSDDSYIVEVMPNE, encoded by the coding sequence ATGAAACAAATTATAAATAATTCTATTTCTATTAAAAATATCAGTCATTTTTATGAATCTAATCAAATACTAAAAAATATATCATTAGAAATTAATTCTGGCGAATTTTTTTCTTTATTAGGACCTTCAGGATGTGGTAAGACAACCTTATTAAGAATTATAGGTGGATTTTTAGCGCCTAATGAAGGTCTTGTATATCTTGGAAATAAAGATATAACTATGATTCCAGCGAATGAAAGACCTATCAATACTGTTTTTCAAAAATATGCTCTATTCCCTCATTTGACAGTTTATGAAAATATAGCCTTTTCTTTTAAAGTTAAAGGTATTAAAAAAGATATATTTCATAATAAAGTATTATCGTATATAGAACTTGGAAGATTACAATCACATATTAACAAATACCCTTCTCAACTTTCAGGGGGACAACAACAAAGAGTTGCTATTGCAAGAGCTTTGGCTAATGAACCTAAAGTATTATTATTAGATGAGCCATTATCTGCTTTGGATGCAAAATTAAGACAACATATGTTATTAGAATTAGATCGTATTCATGATGAAGTAGGTATTACTTTTATTTTAGTCACGCACGATCAAGAAGAAGCGTTGAGTGTTTCTGACCGAATTGCCGTAATGAATGAAGGGGAAATACTTCAAATAGGAACTCCAGTAGAATTATACGAAACTCCAGCAACACCTTTTGTTGCAGATTTTATTGGAGAAAACAATTTTATTAATGGAATTATCATTAAAATACTAGATGCTACACATGCATTGATAGAGTGCTCTCTTGGTGAAATTATTGTTGAATTAGACAAAGAAGTGTCCTTAGGAAACAAAGTGAAAGTCTCTATTCGTCCTGAAAAAATTGAAGTACTCAAAAATAAACCAATCTTACCTAATGAATGGCATAATCTGATTAAAGGTAAAGTATACGATGTTATTTATGCTGGATTTCAAAGTAAATACTTTTTAGAAATTCCAAATCATACAGATTATATCAAAGCATTTGAACAACATGATATATTCTTTGAAGATGGAACAGAAGTTGTACATTGGGGTGATGAAGCTTGGTATTTATGGGATTCTGATGATTCTTATATTGTAGAGGTGATGCCTAATGAATAA
- a CDS encoding DUF302 domain-containing protein produces the protein MKILILLFLILLNSSLFSNTYYKKSDFDYKTTVQKIKKIIVDNNLEILINIDHSKSAKINKLYMPPSVIIIFGNAQLNTSLMQENPAWSIHLPFAVSVYNDSQGDTWIAMPDMKYYEKKLKPSPIQKKKLSFIQVTLNKILNLN, from the coding sequence ATGAAAATTTTGATATTATTATTTTTGATACTATTAAATTCTTCTCTTTTTTCAAATACTTATTATAAAAAATCGGATTTCGATTATAAAACAACAGTTCAAAAAATAAAAAAAATTATAGTAGATAATAATTTAGAAATCCTTATAAATATAGATCATAGTAAATCTGCTAAAATTAATAAATTATATATGCCGCCCTCCGTAATTATAATATTTGGTAATGCACAATTAAATACCTCTCTCATGCAAGAAAATCCTGCCTGGAGTATTCATTTACCATTTGCAGTGTCTGTATATAATGATTCTCAAGGAGATACATGGATAGCGATGCCTGATATGAAATATTATGAAAAGAAACTCAAACCATCTCCTATTCAAAAAAAGAAATTATCTTTTATCCAAGTAACATTAAATAAAATTCTAAATTTAAATTAA